Proteins from one Coffea arabica cultivar ET-39 chromosome 8c, Coffea Arabica ET-39 HiFi, whole genome shotgun sequence genomic window:
- the LOC113705520 gene encoding ABC transporter G family member 32 isoform X3 produces the protein MWNSSAAADTFTRTTESRSSDDEEALWLAALQRSPTFVRARTSVFRNLSGGFSLIDVAKLRDQEQKQVLDKLVNTINEDSELFFKKVRRRFDAVDLEFPKVEVRFQNLNVDAFVHVGSRALPTIPNFLCNMTEVFLRQLRIFPGRRKKLSILKNVCGILRPSRLTLLLGPPSSGKTTLLLALAGRLGPGLQMSGRVTYNGHDMREFVPQRTSAYVSQHDCHMAEMTVRETLEFSGRCQGLGYKQDMLMELLRREKDAGIFPDEELDLFMKGVALGDQTSVIAEYVMKILGLDICADTLVGDEMLKGISGGQKKRLTTGELLMGGSPVLLMDEISTGLDSSTTHQIIRYLRHATHAFDGTTIVSLLQPDPETYELFDDIILLSEGQIVYQGPREAAIDFFESMGFKCPSRKNIADFLQEVISEKDQGQYWSLNSDHQYIPGSKFVEGYRSFNVGKLLAEELSIPFDKRYNHSAALSTNKYAVRRTELLKISFSWQFLLMKRNSSVFVFKYIQLLLIIFIMTSVFFRTTMHHNTLDDGGVYLGALYFAILMILFNGFLEVPMLIAKLPVLYKHRDSRFYPLWMYTLPSWLLSMPTSLVESILWVAITYYAVGFDPQITRCLQQFLLYFCMHQMSIALFRVMASLGRNLVVANTFGSFAMLVVMALGGFILSRDSIPSWWIWGYWFSPLMYAQNAASVNEFLGHSWDKKAANNTESLGVTLLKVRGLFPEKYWYWIGVGALIGYTIAFNLLFTLFLTYLNPLGNAQVVVSTEGLPVKREEQEDICSDISLGEFLNHSHSYNGKQMKKHRGMVLPFQPLSMSFNNICYYVDVPQELKQQGVPEDRLQLLVNVTGAFRPGVLTALVGVSGAGKTTLMDVLAGRKTGGYIEGSIYISGHPKKQETFARVSGYCEQNDIHSPCLTVRESLLFSAWLRLSSRINIKTQRAFVNEVMELVELNSLSGALVGLPGVDGLSTEQRKRLTIAVELVANPSIVFMDEPTSGLDARSAAIVMRTVRNIVDTGRTIVCTIHQPSIDIFESFDELLLMKQGGKLIYAGPLGERSCKLINYFEAVEGVRKIRPGENPATWILEVTSPAEEICLGIDFAEIYHRSNLFERNKDLVDHLSKPTGDSDELSFPSKYSRSFFSQFLACLWKQNLSYWRNPQYTAVRFFYTVVISFMFGTICWRFGSKRIFSMLWDPCMQLFYLLE, from the exons ATGTGGAACTCATCAGCAGCAGCAGACACGTTTACAAGAACAACTGAGAGTAGAAGCAGTGATGATGAAGAGGCTCTTTGGTTGGCAGCTTTGCAAAGATCTCCTACTTTTGTCAGAGCCAGGACTTCGGTTTTTCGCAATCTTTCTGGTGGGTTTTCTTTAATTGATGTTGCCAAACTAAGGGATCAAGAGCAGAAGCAAGTTTTGGATAAGTTGGTTAATACAATCAATGAAGATTCTGAGCTGTTTTTCAAGAAAGTTAGGCGAAGATTTGATGC TGTTGATTTGGAATTTCCAAAAGTTGAGGTTCGATTTCAGAACTTAAATGTGGATGCCTTTGTCCATGTTGGAAGCAGAGCATTACCTACCATTCCAAATTTCCTTTGTAACATGACTGAG GTGTTCTTGAGGCAACTCAGAATTTTCCCAGGCAGAAGGAAGAAACTGTCTATCCTGAAGAATGTCTGTGGTATACTTCGACCTTCCAG GTTGACTCTGCTTTTGGGTCCTCCTAGCTCTGGAAAGACAACTTTGCTCTTGGCTCTTGCCGGTAGGCTAGGACCTGGCTTGCAG ATGTCAGGAAGAGTAACATACAATGGCCATGATATGAGAGAGTTTGTTCCCCAAAGGACTTCTGCATATGTAAGCCAGCATGACTGTCATATGGCTGAGATGACAGTAAGGGAGACCCTTGAGTTCTCAGGACGTTGTCAAGGTCTTGGATATAAACAAG ATATGCTTATGGAACTgctgagaagagagaaagatgCTGGGATATTTCCTGATGAAGAACTTGATTTGTTTATGAAG GGAGTGGCACTGGGGGATCAGACAAGTGTTATTGCAGAATACGTGATGAAG ATTTTAGGATTGGATATATGTGCGGATACCCTGGTTGGAGATGAAATGCTAAAAGGCATTTCTGGGGGCCAAAAGAAGCGCCTTACCACTG GTGAATTGCTAATGGGTGGATCTCCAGTGCTCTTAATGGATGAGATATCAACTGGGCTAGATAGTTCCACTACCCATCAAATTATCAGATATCTTAGGCATGCAACTCATGCTTTTGATGGGACCACTATAGTATCTTTGTTACAACCAGATCCAGAAACTTATGAGTTATTTGATGACATTATTCTTTTAAGTGAGGGACAAATAGTGTATCAGGGACCCCGAGAAGCTGCTATTGATTTCTTTGAATCCATGGGATTTAAGTGTCCATCAAGAAAAAATATTGCTGATTTTCTGCAAGAG GTTATATCTGAAAAGGATCAAGGACAGTACTGGTCGCTCAATAGTGATCATCAATACATACCAGGGTCAAAATTCGTAGAAGGCTATCGATCTTTTAATGTTGGTAAACTTTTGGCTGAGGAGTTATCCATTCCATTTGATAAACGATATAATCACTCTGCAGCTCTGTCAACAAATAAATATGCTGTTAGAAGGACTGAACTTCTAAAGATCAGTTTTTCCTGGCAGTTTCTTTTAATGAAGCGCAATTCATCTGTATTtgttttcaaatatatacag cttcttttgattatttttatcatGACAAGCGTCTTTTTCCGAACAACAATGCATCACAACACACTTGATGATGGAGGTGTTTACCTTGGTGCTCTCTACTTTGCCATACTTATGATTCTTTTCAATGGCTTCTTGGAGGTCCCGATGTTGATAGCTAAGCTACCAGTTCTCTACAAGCACAGAGATTCACGCTTCTATCCTTTGTGGATGTATACTCTTCCTTCATGGCTTCTTAGTATGCCCACTTCACTTGTAGAATCAATTTTATGGGTTGCAATTACATACTATGCAGTTGGCTTCGATCCTCAAATAACCAG ATGCCTGCAGCAgtttttgttatatttttgtATGCATCAGATGTCAATAGCTCTTTTTCGTGTCATGGCATCATTAGGGAGAAATCTTGTAGTTGCCAATACATTCGGGTCTTTTGCCATGTTGGTTGTAATGGCCCTTGGTGGATTCATTCTTTCAAGAG ATAGCATACCAAGTTGGTGGATCTGGGGTTACTGGTTTTCTCCTCTGATGTATGCCCAAAATGCAGCTTCAGTGAATGAATTTCTTGGCCATTCTTGGGATAAG AAAGCTGCGAATAATACGGAGTCCTTGGGAGTCACATTATTGAAGGTTCGCGGTTTGTTTCCAGAGAAGTATTGGTATTGGATTGGTGTTGGTGCTTTGATTGGATATACAATTGCGTTCAACTTACTCTTCACATTATTTCTGACTTACCTAAATC CTCTTGGTAATGCACAAGTGGTTGTTTCTACGGAAGGACTCCCTGTAAAAAGAGAGGAGCAAGAGGATATCTGTTCTGACATTTCTCTTGGGGAATTTTTAAACCATTCACACTCATACAATG GAAAACAGATGAAGAAACATAGGGGCATGGTTCTTCCTTTTCAACCTCTTTCAATGTCTTTCAATAACATCTGTTATTACGTTGATGTCCCGCAG GAACTGAAGCAACAGGGAGTGCCTGAGGACAGGTTGCAGCTTTTGGTTAATGTGACTGGCGCTTTTAGACCTGGGGTGCTTACTGCattagttggtgttagtggtgcTGGTAAAACAACCCTCATGGATGTTTTAGCTGGTAGAAAAACAGGTGGATATATTGAAGGTAGTATTTACATTTCTGGGCACCCAAAGAAACAAGAGACCTTTGCAAGGGTTTCTGGCTACTGCGAACAGAATGACATCCATTCCCCATGTTTAACCGTACGTGAATCTCTTCTGTTTTCTGCTTGGCTCCGTTTATCATCCAGGATTAATATCAAAACACAAAGG GCATTTGTAAATGAGGTGATGGAACTTGTTGAGCTAAATTCCCTAAGTGGAGCTTTAGTTGGTCTACCAGGGGTTGACGGTTTGTCAACAGAGCAGAGGAAAAGGCTGACAATAGCTGTTGAGCTAGTTGCAAATCCTTCTATTGTTTTCATGGATGAACCTACTTCAGGTCTGGATGCAAGGTCTGCAGCAATAGTCATGAGGACTGTGAGGAACATTGTTGATACTGGACGAACAATTGTTTGCACAATTCATCAACCCAGCATCGATATATTTGAGTCGTTTGATGAG CTTTTACTCATGAAACAAGGTGGGAAGCTCATTTATGCTGGTCCACTGGGTGAGAGATCTTGCAAACTTATCAATTACTTTGAG GCTGTAGAAGGGGTTCGTAAAATCAGACCTGGAGAAAACCCTGCTACTTGGATACTTGAAGTTACTTCTCCGGCTGAAGAAATTTGCCTCGGGATTGACTTCGCAGAAATCTATCACAGATCAAATCTGTTTGA GCGAAATAAGGATTTGGTTGATCATTTAAGCAAACCAACTGGTGATTCTGATGAATTAAGCTTCCCAAGCAAATACTCTCGATCATTCTTCAGTCAATTTCTTGCATGCTTATGGAAGCAAAACCTGTCTTACTGGCGGAATCCACAGTATACTGCTGTGCGCTTCTTCTACACGGTTGTCATTTCATTTATGTTTGGAACAATATGCTGGAGATTTGGCTCTAAAAG GATATTTTCAATGCTATGGGATCCATGTATGCAGCTGTTCTATTTATTGGAATAA